Below is a window of Lodderomyces elongisporus chromosome 3, complete sequence DNA.
tttttttttgtctttattgttcttgttACTTAATTGCCCAACTACCCAAGGAAGTTACTACCGTTCACAGTCAagcataaaaaaaaaaaacagaaacccttttcttttcattttattattaatttCCAAAGAATGTTTAGACAATTACTTAGACCAGCCTCCGCATCACTTGCTCGTACCCTCATTAGACCATCTGTTTGTCCATCCCCACAAACACTTCGTTGTTTCACCACCACTAGATTCAACTTGGCTAAAATTGACACCCAATCACAAGCATACCCATACTTACACGAACAAACCCCAGTTGCTGAAAAGTTCACTGAAGAACACGAATATGTCAAATTATACGAAGATGACTCTGCACTCGTCGGTATTACTTTATACGCCGCCGATGCTTTAGGCGATGTCACCTATGTCGAATTACCGGAATTGGGAGAGACTGTGGAAAAGGGAGACAAGATTGGTGCAGTAGAGAGTGTTAAGGCATCAAGTGAAATTTACTCACCAGTATCCGGTGAAGTTATTGGCGTTAATTTGAACTTGGAAAGCGAGCCAGGTTTGATCAATGAAGACCCATCAGTCGAAGGATGGATTGCACAGATCAAAGTTAGCAACAGAGAAGAAGTGTTGGAGAATGCCGAATTGATGGATAAAGAAGTTTACGAGAAGTCCTTAAAGGAATAGATGATTGGTGTACCtcaatcttttgttttactaTATAAACaatggaaacaaaataatatatGTATCATAtcattttaaaaaaaaaaagaaacaatgaATGAATGGATGAAAATAACAAGCATAAAATACACAGTATCATACTAAGaaaattaacaaaataGTTCTACAGACTCGCTTTGCTAATTCCAATATCTAAAAAAGATTACTATTTGATCTCTATTCTAAAGTATGTGTAACTATATTTCacttatttatatatatatttatgaGTATATTTTCATAAATTTGTATATGATGGTTGTCTGACTTCTTCTACAAGTCCAATTTTGACTTTGTGCCCTTTATCACACCAAGAACTGATTTAGGTACATACTTTGGAATAAAATTGTCTTCATGCAACATCTCAAAACTCTCTGTTGCATCTCTTCCGGCAAAGTTGAGGATTGACTGTGCACCACCAGGGTGACTCTCAAGGAAAGAAGacaaatcaacaacaacattctGGATTATACACCAACAATCGTCAGGCTTGTTATGCTTAGCTACTTCTTCTGGAGTAAATTCCTTATCAGGAATCGCAAAAGCCGATGCACTACCTTTCTTGGagctttcctttttctggTTGGAATTAGAATCTTTGCTCGTAGTTTTTGAGTCAGACTTAGCTTCTGATAAAGCCAGCTTATCACCTGATCCTT
It encodes the following:
- the GCV3 gene encoding glycine cleavage system H-protein subunit (BUSCO:EOG09264SUZ), yielding MFRQLLRPASASLARTLIRPSVCPSPQTLRCFTTTRFNLAKIDTQSQAYPYLHEQTPVAEKFTEEHEYVKLYEDDSALVGITLYAADALGDVTYVELPELGETVEKGDKIGAVESVKASSEIYSPVSGEVIGVNLNLESEPGLINEDPSVEGWIAQIKVSNREEVLENAELMDKEVYEKSLKE